Proteins from a single region of Ziziphus jujuba cultivar Dongzao chromosome 1, ASM3175591v1:
- the LOC107412146 gene encoding xyloglucan endotransglucosylase/hydrolase protein 22, with translation MASSVHSSHSNASVLIFLFVSAILGSLSKVVLAGNFYKNVEITWGDGRAQILDNGKLLNLSLDKASGSGFQSKNEFLYGKFDMKLKLVPGNSAGVVTAYYLRSQGSSWDEIDFEFLGNLSGEPYIVHTNVYSQGKGDREQQFYLWFDPTANFHTYSILWNPGHVVFYVDGKPIREFKNLEPFGVPYPKNQSVRIHSSIWNADDWATRGGLVKTDWIQAPFISSFKDLRTNACVWSNGVSSCSSNSTSDAWRLSQELDSTSQKRLKWVQRKFMVYNYCTDINRFPHGLPLECTVTTKS, from the exons ATGGCTTCCTCTGTTCATTCTTCCCATTCAAATGCTTCAGTCCTAATCTTCCTGTTCGTGTCAGCAATCCTTGGCTCATTGAGTAAGGTTGTGTTAGCTGGTAACTTTTACAAAAATGTTGAAATTACTTGGGGAGATGGACGTGCTCAGATTTTAGACAATGGCAAGCTTCTTAATCTCTCCCTTGACAAAGCCTCTGGCTCAGGTTTCCAATCCAAGAATGAATTCCTTTATGGTAAGTTTGATATGAAGCTTAAGCTTGTCCCTGGAAACTCCGCTGGCGTTGTCACGGCCTACTAT TTGCGTTCGCAAGGATCAAGCTGGGATGAGATAGACTTCGAGTTCTTGGGAAACTTGAGTGGAGAACCTTATATTGTCCATACTAATGTGTACAGCCAAGGAAAAGGAGACAGAGAGCAACAATTTTATCTCTGGTTTGATCCTACTGCTAATTTCCACACCTATTCCATTCTCTGGAATCCTGGACATGTTGT ATTCTATGTTGATGGGAAACCAATAAGGGAGTTCAAAAACTTGGAGCCCTTTGGTGTTCCATACCCAAAGAACCAGTCAGTGAGAATCCACTCGAGCATTTGGAATGCTGATGATTGGGCTACTAGAGGAGGTTTGGTGAAGACAGATTGGATTCAAGCTCCATTTATTTCAAGCTTCAAGGATTTGAGAACCAATGCTTGTGTTTGGTCTAATGGAGTGTCTTCCTGTTCTTCTAATTCCACTAGTGATGCTTGGAGGCTCTCCCAAGAACTTGATTCAACCAGCCAAAAGAGACTGAAATGGGTGCAGAGGAAATTCATGGTTTACAATTACTGCACTGACATAAATCGGTTCCCTCATGGCCTTCCTTTGGAATGCACTGTCACTACCAAATCCTGA